The following proteins come from a genomic window of Asterias amurensis chromosome 15, ASM3211899v1:
- the LOC139948037 gene encoding GTPase-activating Rap/Ran-GAP domain-like protein 3 isoform X3 — MSGSSGSGKDSPSPRHHHPHRGKFEFRSCSFEGKYPSSSSAVDLAARRGVFSRRHYGSVELLTTCDRDGCTSGRFRVEDGERDEMSNLSTGSDIHLENPEYQTRWYFKYFLGKIHQNYVGLDVDKRIVFLSVVLTDANNHNVPQYRSILWRTTGTQKICIPYNPAKPMSVKRILSRFDIKMDKSPKEIFTPDIQKELLLLEEQEGSVNFKFGVLYAKEGQKSDDEMFSNENGSEEFLNFVQLLGGRIKLKNWDKFNGGLDVKNNTTGLEAVYTMYEGHEIMFHVSTMLPYSKDNKQQVERKRHIGNDIVTIVFQEQDDPEAEPTFKPSMIKSHFTHIFALVTFNKLNNTYRLRVFSEESVPLFGPPLPSPAIFDDSHAFRDFLLVKLINGEKAAFNTPTFSNKRQRTLEMLIKNLQQDLPETNKNMLNKRSLSDVIPEPVWGWRNKKEEARQVEFVRVGQLLKLKTIVKGDAPTSLATTSLLKREPWEPQCIYNDFTHEVQCGDSWGDRLVVGTEVGIFCIEEGLPPRLLFDRTVNTKQLSVVEAHDLLIFRADKGKESRVYVFRLTDFEGEPNELTVRAKTDCKDHKLERTKGCHLYALSRPGGSHLRMVVAVGKKLLVMAWKHSAAWTAWCMQADTDPVEGFTFVRELVAAEVPVIMSLVDGGRDDNQICVAFRHQFDLINEKNGDTFRLHLVETSKQVNLVSALDIYEDEEPELLLSYNHMSQFKRLSGECSSDFDIHWNSAPKAIVCAFPYILAFTHDSLEIRLVVNGNLVHTMTMPHLNLISSKCDLHFTSTGIPDLLHGLQPSPMDPVNPFSPLASPTNPNAVGPIMGSPTRVFKIPLISLVGQMTERPVQTNNSRPRSFISPLVNIAETSSGTTKGLSTRPHSETSLAAYEKNFANDNNLEGLTPWRNSNPPRPSAEYSDSGYSESDFSFESADCTFPYESIRGGGNGQESAEMRRKMFSCLRSPRLNRRTLSSQTADPDARAELLGTSKHKVLSRPRYGSNHSDSVFYGSSRLDSRSSSVASDCDSRSDTSTLQSWPRSPRIGSSCSSTQSEAEMRAELLGKLLRSPKLGRPSTSSSTQSDSEDRSSVFEGVSPIKDKSATPFYLSSSVDEDEIDLK; from the exons TCCACCAGAACTACGTAGGTTTAGACGTCGACAAGAGGATTGTTTTCCTCTCTGTTGTTCTGACCGATGCCAATAATCACAATGTGCCCCAGTATCGATCCATCCTATGGAGAACAACC GGGACACAGAAAATATGCATTCCATACAACCCTGCCAAGCCAATGTCTGTCAAGAGAATTCTAAG TCGGTTTGATATCAAAATGGACAAGTCGCCGAAGGAAATCTTCACTCCAGACATACAGAAG GAGCTACTCCTATTGGAGGAACAGGAAGGGTCAGTCAACTTCAAATTCGGGGTGCTTTATGCGAAGGAGGGGCAGAAATCGGACGATGAAATGTTCAGCAACG AAAATGGTAGCGAGGAGTTTTTAAACTTTGTCCAACTGCTGGGCGGAAGGATCAAGTTAAAAAACTGGGATAAGTTCAACGGTGGCTTGGACGTCAAAA ACAACACGACTGGTCTGGAGGCTGTCTACACAATGTACGAAGGTCATGAGATAATGTTCCACGTCTCGACTATGCTCCCATATTCCAAAGATAATAAACAGCAG GTGGAGAGGAAACGTCACATTGGAAACGACATTGTCACCATCGTCTTTCAAGAGCAGGATGACCCAGAGGCCGAGCCAACCTTCAAGCCGTCCATGATCAAATCACATTTTACCC ATATATTTGCGCTTGTGACTTTTAACAAGTTAAACAATACATATAG GTTACGGGTGTTCTCCGAGGAATCAGTGCCTTTGTTTGGTCCGCCGCTGCCTTCACCGGCCATTTTTGACGACTCCCATGCATTCAGAGACTTTCTTCTTGTTAAAC TTATTAACGGCGAGAAAGCAGCCTTTAACACACCGACCTTTTCCAATAAACGACAACGAACCCTTGAGATGCTCATCAAGAATCTACAGCAAGACCTTCCAGAAACAAACAAG AATATGCTCAACAAGCGTTCCTTGAGTGACGTCATACCGGAGCCTGTATGGGGTTGGAGGAACAAGAAGGAAGAGGCACGACAGGTGGAGTTCGTAAGAGTTGGACAG CTGTTGAAACTGAAGACAATCGTGAAGGGTGATGCGCCAACCAGCTTAGCCACGACGAGTCTTCTCAAACGAGAG CCATGGGAACCGCAGTGCATCTATAACGACTTCACACACGAAGTGCAGTGCGGTGATTCATGGG gtGACCGGCTCGTCGTTGGCACAGAAGTTGGAATATTCTGTATTGAAG AGGGGCTCCCTCCACGCCTACTCTTTGACCGAACTGTGAACACTAAACAACTGAGCGTCGTTGAAGCACACGATCTCCTTATCTTCAGAGCCGATAAAG GGAAGGAGAGTCGTGTTTATGTATTTCGACTCACTGATTTTGAAGGCGAACCAAACGAATTAACGGTGCGAGCTAAGACGGATTGCAAAGACCATAAGCTAGAAAGAACGAAAG GATGTCATCTGTATGCCTTGAGTAGGCCTGGTGGTAGCCACCTACGCATGGTAGTAGCGGTAGGCAAGAAGCTACTAGTGATGGCGTGGAAGCACAGCGCTGCCTGGACGGCGTGGTGTATGCAGGCCGATACAGACCCCGTAGAGGGATTCACGTTCGTTAGG GAGCTTGTAGCCGCTGAGGTTCCCGTCATCATGTCCCTGGTAGACGGAGGGAGAGATGATAATCAGATATGCGTTGCCTTCCGTCATCAGTTCGACCTCATCAATGAGAAGAATGGAGATACATTCCGGCTACATCTCGTAGAAACAAGCAAA CAGGTTAATCTTGTGTCTGCCTTAGACATATACGAAGACGAGGAGCCGGAACTTCTTCTATCATATAACC ACATGTCTCAGTTCAAGAGGTTATCGGGCGAGTGCTCATCCGACTTTGACATACATTGGAACTCTGCACCTAAAGCCATCG TTTGTGCCTTCCCCTACATTCTGGCGTTCACGCATGACTCTTTGGAGATCCGACTTGTCGTCAATGGTAACCTAGTCCACACCATGACTATGCCCCACCTCAATCTCATCTCGTCCAAG TGTGATCTGCACTTCACGTCTACGGGTATACCAGATCTACTCCATGGTTTGCAGCCTAGTCCCATGGATCCAGTCAATCCGTTCTCTCCACTAGCAAGCCCTACCAACCCAAACGCAG TGGGTCCGATAATGGGTTCTCCAACGCGCGTTTTCAAGATACCACTTATCAGTCTTGTTGGGCAGATGACTGAACGGCCCGTGCAGACCAACAACAGCCGGCCGAGATCGTTCATCTCTCCTCTGGTCAACATCGCCGAGACGTCTTCGGGAACTACTAAGGGCCTCTCCACAAGGCCCCACAGTGAAACATCACTAGCGGCCTACGAGAAGAACTTCGCAAATGATAACAATCTGGAGGGACTTACCCCCTGGCGGAACAGCAATCCGCCCAGGCCGTCTGCGGAATACTCCGACTCCGGTTACTCCGAGTCGGATTTTTCCTTCGAGTCGGCCGACTGCACGTTCCCGTACGAGTCAATCCGGGGCGGTGGCAACGGGCAAGAATCGGCCGAGATGCGGCGTAAAATGTTCAGCTGTCTGCGCTCTCCTCGTCTCAACAGGCGCACGTTGTCTTCGCAGACAGCCGACCCAGACGCAAGGGCTGAACTCCTTGGTACCTCCAAGCACAAGGTGCTCTCCAGACCGCGCTACGGCTCCAACCATTCCGACTCGGTGTTCTACGGTTCCTCAAGGCTCGATAGTCGGTCCAGCTCAGTGGCTTCGGACTGCGACTCGCGGTCAGACACATCCACGTTACAATCATGGCCACGATCACCGCGGATCGGGAGCAGCTGTAGTTCCACGCAGTCCGAAGCCGAGATGAGAGCGGAGCTCTTGGGGAAACTCCTACGGTCTCCTAAGCTCGGTCGCCCGTCGACATCATCGTCCACACAATCAGACTCCGAGGACCGTAGCTCGGTGTTCGAAGGGGTCAGTCCAATCAAAGATAAATCTGCCACACCTTTCTACCTTTCGTCGTCTGTTGATGAAGACGAGATCGACTTAAAATGA